One window of the Candidatus Dadabacteria bacterium genome contains the following:
- a CDS encoding VacB/RNase II family 3'-5' exoribonuclease: MSAVRKKSAPNRRRPLVNKGDLFVAKAVASPEGDMRLVPRGGDFSHALVSKKSGSPKLRNGHLALARIEGFSKDGKQAVPLAVVETVIGRAGEMEAEKRAIGFKYNLPGEFPAAVLSHAKDVCRADPSKAADGRVDLRKKTIFTIDGDDAKDYDDAVGISNKGAGYTVWVCIADVSHYVSPGGELDREALRRSTSVYLDDRVIPMLPEALSNDLCSLVPHKDRLTKTVEMEFSSGGELNDFHVYNSIIRSAARLTYSGVTDFLEGGAGAGVPDEAKRPLTAMKDLYEKIKKRSIENGELDFDLPEPLLVRDKTGRVTDVVNADRGVANMIIEQFMIAANRAVGMRLRKNGSGVYRVHEPPTEESTAELVSDLRKLGYKADMPKKATARAIQKLLRDFRGKKEESSVKMLVLRSLQRAVYSTRKEGHFGLGLREYTHFTSPIRRYPDIIAHRMIDSPKDAPARLDEICEKTSKLERNAERAERETVELETANYMKTLIGRVFTGKVISILPFGMFLELNEVCAEGFVPREKMARGGRRKWFDMGQEVKIRVAGADLERRRTIMEPV; encoded by the coding sequence ATGAGCGCTGTCAGAAAAAAAAGCGCCCCGAACCGACGCAGACCCCTCGTAAACAAAGGCGACCTGTTTGTCGCCAAGGCGGTGGCCTCCCCCGAAGGGGACATGCGGCTGGTTCCGCGCGGCGGAGATTTTTCCCACGCCCTTGTCTCAAAGAAAAGCGGCTCGCCGAAACTCAGGAACGGACACCTCGCCCTTGCGCGGATTGAAGGGTTCTCAAAGGACGGCAAGCAGGCCGTTCCCCTCGCCGTTGTGGAAACCGTTATCGGAAGGGCGGGCGAGATGGAGGCCGAGAAGCGGGCGATAGGATTCAAATACAACCTGCCCGGCGAGTTTCCGGCGGCGGTTCTCAGCCACGCGAAGGATGTTTGCCGCGCAGACCCCTCAAAGGCGGCGGACGGCAGGGTTGACCTCAGAAAAAAGACCATCTTCACCATAGACGGCGATGACGCGAAAGACTATGACGATGCGGTCGGCATAAGCAACAAGGGGGCGGGATACACGGTTTGGGTCTGCATTGCGGATGTTTCCCACTACGTCAGTCCGGGGGGCGAGCTTGACAGGGAGGCGCTCCGGCGCAGCACAAGCGTCTATCTTGACGACCGCGTTATTCCGATGCTTCCCGAAGCGCTCTCAAACGACCTTTGCAGCCTTGTCCCCCATAAAGACCGCCTTACAAAGACGGTGGAAATGGAGTTTTCCTCCGGCGGCGAACTCAATGATTTCCACGTTTACAACAGCATCATCCGCAGCGCGGCACGCCTGACCTATTCGGGGGTTACCGATTTTCTTGAAGGAGGCGCGGGCGCGGGAGTGCCGGACGAGGCAAAAAGACCCCTGACCGCGATGAAAGACCTCTATGAGAAGATCAAAAAACGCAGCATTGAAAACGGCGAACTTGATTTTGACCTGCCCGAACCGCTCCTTGTCCGGGACAAAACCGGCAGGGTAACCGATGTTGTAAACGCCGACAGGGGCGTGGCGAACATGATAATTGAGCAGTTTATGATAGCCGCGAACCGCGCGGTAGGCATGCGTCTGAGGAAAAACGGGAGCGGCGTCTACAGGGTCCACGAGCCGCCGACCGAGGAGTCCACCGCCGAACTGGTTTCAGACCTTCGCAAACTCGGCTACAAGGCGGATATGCCCAAAAAGGCGACCGCCCGCGCCATTCAGAAACTGTTGCGCGATTTCAGAGGGAAAAAAGAGGAAAGTTCCGTAAAGATGCTGGTTCTCCGCTCCCTGCAAAGGGCGGTTTACTCCACGCGGAAGGAGGGGCATTTCGGCCTGGGGTTGCGGGAATACACGCATTTTACCTCTCCCATCAGAAGATACCCGGACATTATCGCCCACAGAATGATTGACTCTCCCAAAGACGCGCCCGCCCGGCTTGACGAAATATGCGAGAAAACATCCAAACTGGAAAGAAACGCCGAACGCGCCGAAAGGGAAACCGTTGAACTGGAAACCGCAAACTATATGAAGACCCTTATTGGCAGGGTTTTCACCGGAAAGGTTATAAGCATACTGCCGTTCGGGATGTTTCTGGAACTGAACGAGGTATGCGCCGAGGGTTTTGTTCCGAGGGAAAAGATGGCAAGGGGGGGCAGAAGGAAGTGGTTTGACATGGGGCAGGAAGTGAAAATAAGGGTGGCCGGGGCCGATTTGGAAAGAAGAAGAACGATTATGGAACCGGTGTGA